CTTCCCTTCGAACATTTCCACCGAAATTCTGCTCATTGTTCTATCGGACTCCTACTCGAACGCCTTTCGGCGTGTTATGGCTGCCGCGACGACCGCAACCGTTGCGACCGGATGATGGCCTCCAAGTCTTCAACTGCGGTATTGAGGTCATCATTAATGACGATATAGTCGAACTCGTGACGTTCCTTGATCTCTTCCCTTGCGCGCGCAACACGACGCGCAATTTCCTCCGCGCTGTCGGTAGCGCGCGCGGTCAGCCTGCGTTCCAACTCCTCTATGCTGGGCGCCATGATAAAGATGGTCGCCGCATCAACGCCCGCTTCACGGACATTGCGCATTCCTTGCACATCCAGTTCAAGGATGACGTCTTTGCCTGAAGCAGTCAATCGGTCTACTTCTTCACGCGGAGTTCCGTATAAGTTACCGTGAACCTCCGCCCATTCAAACAGCCCCCCCGAATCGCGAACGCGTTCGAAGGTTGCGCAGTCCACAAAATAATAATCGTAGCCGTCTCGTTCGCCGCACCGGGGCGCGCGCGTCGTCATGGATATGCTGTATGCGATGCGAGGGTCTCTTGCCAGCACGCGTCGAAGAATCGTGTCTTTTCCCGCGCCGGAGGGCGCGGAGATGATAATCACGAGACCGCTAGCCGGCGATCGCTTCACCTCACGATCGGTTTCAACGCTCATGACCACTCTTATTCGATGTTCTGGATCTGCTCGCGGATCTTCTCCAGTTCCGCTTTCATTTCCAATACGATCTTCGCTACGTTGCCGTCGCGCGTCTTCACGCCGAGCGTATTGATCTCGCGCTGAATTTCCTGCGAAAGAAAATCCAGCCGGCGTCCGGCCGGTTCGTTTGCGTCCAACATATCTATCATGTGGCCGAAATGCGTCTTCAGCCGGACCACTTCTTCGGTAACGTCGCTCTTCTCCGCGAGCAGGGCCACTTCAAGCGCCAACCGGTCTTCCGTAATAGTGACTTCTGCCTTCAATTCGCCAATGCGCGTACGGAGGCGCTCTTCGTAAAGTGCCCTCAATTCAGGCAGACGTTTCTCGATATCGGCCAACAACGCTTTCATGCCCTCGACGCGCTGGCGCACATCGTCGGCCAGATGACGGCCTTCCTGTGCGCGCATTTCATCGAGCCGCGTCAAGGCTTCTTCCGTGACTTGAACCACGATGGGTTCAACAGCGGTCAAGTCCTCGTCCGCTTCTTCTTGATAGAACACCCCATCCAATTGTGCCAAAACGTTCAAGGATAACGTTTCGTAGGTTCCTATCATCTGCGCCAACTCGCGCGATGCATTCAAGTATTGCCTGGCCACCTCGCCGTCAAAGTTCACGGATCGCGTCGAGGTCAAGGCCCGCTTCCGGCTAACGTTCACCGTCAGCTTGCCTCGGGTCAGGTGCTTGCGAATTGTCTGCTTAACGATGGGATCAAGGCCTACCCACGCCGATGGCAACCGCAAACTGCAATCCAGGTAACGGTGATTGACCGAGCTGATTTCTACCGTGAGGCTTTGACCGCCAAATTCGCCGGCCGCCTTCCCGTACCCGGTCATGCTCCTAGACATTGTATCTCCCTGGAATTGAGATTCGAATAGCGGCATACTATACGCGATGAACGCGCGGGGATGCAATTGCCGCCGCGAGTTGGGAAACTACTGCTGCCGGGCGGGTATGACATGTTTGCGTCCTGCGCGCTGTCATCAAGTGCCTGCAAGGTACGAGCTGTCCGAATAAGGATATTACAAACTTTTATTGCTTGTACTTAAGCGGGAAAATAGGGAGCGCGTCATTTGATTCATCGTCTACGGAACAGGCAAGATAGTCCGGAATTTTCGTGAATTTACACGAGCTTCTCTGGCAATCAATGCACTTGCGAGACGTGCGGCAAAAGGCAAGGTAAACAGAGCGTGCTTGCTAGAAGTCCTCGTTGTGGGACTGCAAGATCTTGCTTGTGAATAATTTACGATGTTACTGAGATGCGCTGGAGTACGTTG
This genomic stretch from Candidatus Hydrogenedentota bacterium harbors:
- the gmk gene encoding guanylate kinase, producing the protein MSVETDREVKRSPASGLVIIISAPSGAGKDTILRRVLARDPRIAYSISMTTRAPRCGERDGYDYYFVDCATFERVRDSGGLFEWAEVHGNLYGTPREEVDRLTASGKDVILELDVQGMRNVREAGVDAATIFIMAPSIEELERRLTARATDSAEEIARRVARAREEIKERHEFDYIVINDDLNTAVEDLEAIIRSQRLRSSRQP
- a CDS encoding YicC family protein; the protein is MSRSMTGYGKAAGEFGGQSLTVEISSVNHRYLDCSLRLPSAWVGLDPIVKQTIRKHLTRGKLTVNVSRKRALTSTRSVNFDGEVARQYLNASRELAQMIGTYETLSLNVLAQLDGVFYQEEADEDLTAVEPIVVQVTEEALTRLDEMRAQEGRHLADDVRQRVEGMKALLADIEKRLPELRALYEERLRTRIGELKAEVTITEDRLALEVALLAEKSDVTEEVVRLKTHFGHMIDMLDANEPAGRRLDFLSQEIQREINTLGVKTRDGNVAKIVLEMKAELEKIREQIQNIE